The genomic segment ATTACTCGACGTTCTCCCCCAGCCGGACACCGTGCAAACTCGACCGTCCAGCTGGAGGTCTTCCCGGGGCAGGCAGTAGGGCCGCACCGCCGCCGTGAACTCCACCTGCGGGAAAAGAACTTGGATTTGAACGGCTCTGTGGTCTGCTTGGGGAGTGGGAAGGCGTTCTCGAAATTCTGTGGATTCGTTTTATATCGTAGTGGTATTTTCAGAgcgaagggtaggggggaggggaggcagaggcaaAAATAAAGTGATCGTCTCTGCCCGAACAACgtctagagagaaagaaatacaaatgtATTTCACTGGTTTCGAACATATTATCTTAGTCAGAATATATATTCGAAGCCGGTAAAAGgcatctcttgtgaagatattcgttctcattcatacatttccacacacagacacatacacatacgcacacacgtatatgtatatatatataaatatatatatatatatatatatatatgtatatatatatatatatatatatatatgtatatatatatatatatatatatatatatatatatatatatatatatatatatatatatgtgtgtgtgtgtgtgtgtgtgtgtgtgtgtgtgtgtgtgtgtgtgtgtgtgtgtgtgtgtgtgtgtgtgcgtgtgcgcgcgcgtgcgtgtgtgtgtgtgcgtgtgtacgtgcgcgcgctagcgcgtgtctgtgtatgcgtgtatatacatataatccaaACCCCTCTATCACGCAGCCCTCACCTTCTGTTTGAGCGTGATGATGGCGATGTCATTATACCTCACAGGAAGAACGTAATCTTGGTGCACCTGAACGGCCGCCACCTCGTAGTCGAAGGCCTGGCTCTCGTCCGCGCGGTCGAAGTCAACCTCACCCAGGCGAACCACCGACGGTCTGCACAAACGAGGCAAGAAAAGCTAAATATCGCAGATTTTGTATTTATTCGATTctgatacaagagagagagagagagagagagagagagagagagagagagagagagagagagagagagagagaaatagagagagagagagagagagagagagagagagagagagagagagagagagagagagagagagagagagagaaatagagagagagaggatcttttattattatcacccatGGTCTGCATAAACGAGGCAAGAAAAACTAAATCTCACTGTTTTTGTATTCATTCGATTctgatacaagagagagagagagatagatagagagagagagagagagagagagagagagagagagagagagagagagagagagagagagagagagagagagagagagagagagagagagagagagagagagagagagagagagagagagagagagagagagagagagagagagagagagagagagagagagagagagagagagagagagagagagagagagaggaaaaaactataataaaaacccacaatagatacaaaaatatgaaaaaatatgttttgttttgGATATTTTGGAGGTACGAGTGATTTGCGATTCatgtacatttttctctctttatttcattatttcctaATGAGGATTTGAAAGTTCAGATCAACGGCAATAAACACTTTAAAAGGCAAATGCtattttgagagaaaagagaataacgaAATATGTAATCGTAATATAGAAAAATACTGATGATATGtacaaatagtgatgatgatattgatgctgtttctattattgctaataataaggatgatgataatcatataaatactAATTTCAagattgatgataaaattagtaatgataataatagcataatgataTCAGTtacgataatcattataaatatgatgataataattatgataataataatcattatcatcattattacaatcatcataattgatatcactattattgctataattatgatggtgataataataataataatgataacaaaaataacgatgttcgtgttaatagtgataatgatacaatggtaatgattgatgataatgataataatgacaataatgataagagcaacaataataccaataatgataataacactaaaaacaataacaatgcaaTCAGAGCAAGAACAGGAGTCAGCACAGGCGCTTACTTGAGGAACCTGGGTGTGCCGTCCTGCGTGACCCGCTGGTCGAGCAGGCAGTGGGCCGCCGTCAGCACGTGGAAGGGAGACACAAGGGCACCGCCGCACGAGAAGGAACTGCGGGTCCGTAGCGTGTCCTTCGTCACCGGTCTGGGGCCTGTGGCTTCTGCAGGAGGATCTTCGGTCTCTGCGGTGTTGGTACGAGGGGGTTAAAAGggagtattttgttttattttttgtgtactttgtttctctttcttttttttaggttctcttcctctctctgtttttcgctctcgctctttctctctcttcctctctttctttctctctctctctatctgtctatctatctctttctctctctctctctctctctctctctctctctctctctctctctctctctctctctctctttgggcaaaataaaacagacagcatgtcacagcaaagaatatccattgtaacaaatggaataaaaccaaatctttaaatcttaaatatctctctctctccctctctctctgtagctatctagctattatatattttatatatatatatatatatatatatatatatatatatatatgtgtgtgtgtgtgtgtgtgtgtgtgtgtgtgtgtgtgtgtgtgtgtgtgtgtgtgtgtgtgtgtgtgtgtgtatgtgtgtgtgtgtgtgtttgttcatatatacatatatatgtgtgtgtatgtgtgtgagagagagagagagagagagaaagagagagatgtatatgtgtgtgtgtacatatatatatatatatatatatatatatatatatatatatatatatatatatatatatatatatatatattatatacatatatccatccatccgaATAAGTTGATGTAAGCGACATCAATCGTTTATATCCTGAAAAATCTATTTCACCTTAATTGTACCACAGATTAATATTCCTCTTGATTAATCTCCAATCGTCCGTCCGATTTTGATCAATTAATCTTTCGCATTAGCTTCAATTTCAGCTTTCGAAATTCAACCTTTGAACAGAGGCTTCCGTCATCACCTGGGGAGACCTGGTCGGTGTCCGGGGAGGTCGTGTCGGTGGCGGAGGTCGTGTCGGTGGCGGAGGTCGTGGCGGGCGCCGGCGGGGGCGAGGTCGGGGGTGGTGGgaaggtcgggggaggggggggagttgaggatggcgggagagttggggagggggttgatgaagggggtgggggtggtctgTTGGTCCCttggaagaagtggagagaagggtGACTCTGGAAAAAAAAGATGTTAGGTTACATCTGTTTAGATGAAGACAAGTTTTGCATTTACATatccacgcgcgtgtgtgtgtgtaaaaactaCACAGGGAACTCACAATCCCTGGCCATCGCTTCGGAGGTGTTTTGGCCACCTGGGCCTCTTGGTCGTCCAGGAAGATGGGCGGCTGGGCGTTGCTGTTGCTGGTATAAGAGCGgtcaaaggagggagagggcggcgcgggcggcacgGCGGGACGCGCTCCCAAACCGAACTGAAATGTCGGTCCCGATTAACATATACATTGCCTATGTTAACTAATGGCTCTCAGACTGCGTTGTATGTCCGGCAAGGGGTGAACGTGATCTTAAAGTTAGGGTGCGGCTTGAGGTGTCCGCCAGAAGCAATGAATGAGCATGAATCATGACCTCAACATAACATTAAGAACTAGAATTTTTAGGCGTCTATTGAGAACAGGGCAAGTAATAATCACTGATTTTCTGTGCCGATTAACAACAAGATCACCGAGACGACATTTGGCAACCACGAGGAACTATAAACCTTGCAATAGTTGACGGCGACGGCGAGGGACGCGGCCACGGGACTCAAAGGACGCCCGTTGTTGCGGCCGACGAGCTTCCGCAGCCGCTGCACGAGACCCAGGTAGCCGGAGCCCGTGCAGAAGGGGATCACAGCCCGGACCGCTTCTGGAGGAGGCGGCGGCAgaggaggtggcgaaggaggcggaggcggagaagggggaggggtgaggaaaggagagggaaagtctcgaagaggagaaggagtaggaggaggtgaagcAGGAGGAGGCGAGGCGGCAGGCGACAGAGCACTGGCTATACCGAGGGCCACTGGCAGGGCAACGAGCGCGGGGAGGACGAAGAGCAGGGCTTCGCAGACGCTAAACGACAAAACGCCTCCCAGATGAACGGTCGTCTGGCAGACGTCCATCATGGTCATGTTACTGCAAGCAGGATCCATCTCTTGCCTGCGGATTCTGTGTATGATGCCAGCATTGTCGGCATTCACATATTCACTTACGTCCATCTTCTGTTTCCGATTTGTGGCTAGCGGAGGTTCTGTTGTGTTCATGACGTCAGGCATCGATATGTCAATAACACTTGGCATACTTGTTTCCACTACAATATTGCACTGAGCCCGACCTTCTACGCGAAAAGCTGATAGCCTGGTAACCCTGACGCTGCTCGCAAGGTCTCTAAGAGAAGCTGATACTACGTTAATTTCCTTGCTGGAAGGTGGTTCACTTCTTCGAAGCGCGTTTTGTAATGCAGGGTCCTTACCACAGTCAAAATCTGAAAAAACAGCACCATTATcagtatgtgcatacatatatacacatatatacatgcatatatatatatatatatatatatatatatatatatatatatatatatatatatatatatatatatatatatatataaacgtgcatatatagagagagatagatgcatggatggatggatagatagatagatatatgcatatatatatatatatatatatatatatatatatatatatatatatatatatatatatatatatatatatatatatatatatatatatatatgcattcataaccatcatcatcacaatcagtaTCGTCATCGCATTATTACCAAAACCGAATCATTCTGTCAACAAGTATTCATACATTCTACGTTATTCAGGCATCACTACATCCCTTTACCAGCAGTGCAAAGAGGGAATAAACACGTAAAAAACAGCTTGCAACCACGATTCACTTCAACTGCAATAAATCACAGAACGAAATCAAACTTTACCATCCCCGTTGGAGCGAGCGAGGCACACTTCCCTGTTGAGACTCGGCGAAACTGGAAACGAACGAATAAAACGGAGaataaattagagagagaatgatacggACAATAGCGAGTGACAAGAATCTGAAAGGAAATAATTGGAGTAAACATTTTATAAGGAAACAACATAGGAGGTAAATAAGAGGATACTAAATtaagcaatgataagaatgaggatcagaaaaaaatgtttgatgATAAAATATGTCCCTGAATATAACTTTAAACAGACCAGTAAGTATACTGACATGTAAAGCAATAATTTGAGtaaatgaatatgatgaatacatCGAATTAAACTaatcaaaataatacaaaaatggaTAAACGAAAATGAAGTGAAAGAAAACGCCAATTCACTTTTTATGGTAAACTCTAAGAAATGGGAACTTAGGAAAACTGataaacgagggaaagagaggaaagtgaaaactattaaaaaaaaacttgactGTTAATTTGGGTTAAGTAATTATATCTCATTGATTAGGTGTGaatatctgcgtgtgtgcatgggggtgagggatacgtgtgtgtgtgtgtgtgtgtgtgtgtgtgtgtgtgtgtgtgtgtgtgtgtgtgtgtgtgtgtgtgtgtgtgtgtgtgtgtgtgtgtgtgtgtgtgtttgtgtgtttgtgtgtgtgtgtgtgtttgtgtgtgtgtttgtgtgtgtgtgtgtgtgtgtgtgtgtttgtgtgtgtgtttgtgtgtgtgtgtgtgtgtttgtgtgtgtgtgtgtgtgtgtgtgtgtgtgtgtgtgtgtgtgtgtgtgtgtgtgtgtgtgtgtgtgtgtgtgtgtgtgtgtgtgtgtgtgtgtgtgtgtgtgtgtgtgtgtgtgtgtgtgtgtgcgtgtgtgtgtgcgtgtgtgtgtgtgtgtgtgtgtgtgtttgtgtttgtgtgtgtgtgagagagtctgcgtgcgtgcgtgtgcatatgtgtgaatgAGAGTAGGTGcgtgtatgtctgcctgtgtgtatacaattaacacagcaaagaaaagaaaatgttgagAATCGAGTAGACACAAACATACCCAGCAAATAACCGGCTCATcttgaaaaagtaataatgataataatggaataagaTAAAatccaattaataataataacaataagaacaacaacaaaaataataataataatgattatcattattatttttagtgttgctattacgatcattattatttttattattattattactatcattatcattttcattatcattattactataattattatcattgttattatcattatcattatcattatcattatcatcattattactattgttattattgttattgttgtaatcatagtaaaattaattatgataatgatatgaataagaataagaatatagaaaagaatgatgataatggtgattatacaataatgataataatgataatgataataatgacaataatattgatgatgatagtgataataatgatagtgataataattataatagtaataatagtaataataatgataatgaaaatgttgataatagtaatattaatgataataatgataacaataacaattattattattattattattatcattattattattattattattattattattattatcattattattattatcataacaataatgatactactaataatagtaagaattaaaattacaacgataatagaaattataagaataccaataatgataacatcaaatataataataataatggtaataaggatgatgatgatgatgataataataatgatagtaatgacaataatgctaataattaaaaaaatgataataacaataatgatattaataacgctAACAATagcactccttacctcccccacaAGCTGgtatgaacttcctgcaggactCGCCGCAGAAGATGAGGTAGAAGGAAGGGCGCGTCCTGCACAGGCCCAACAAGGAGCCCAAGAAGCAGGTGTCGTGCCGGTCAACACAGTCTTCGGGTCCTGAATAAGGGCTTCTATATCAGGGTTAGGATTTCTTCGGTATTGTGGAGGACAAGAAATTGGATTTCATTGTGCTCTTAAAAGGTATGGGTCATATCAGTTAAGAAAGGAATTAGATAAGTGAAGAAGTAATGAAATACAATCTGAAATGTATAGAGCctcaaaaggaaggaaggaggaaggaaaataaagttaataaattACCAAATTCAAATTaaactattaaaaaaagaagaataaaaaaaacaggcgtaataatatgtatacatcGATATTTACAAGTATAAGATCAAATCTTTACTCACGTGCAGGAGGACATGTCTTACAGCTGTTTGGACAATTGACATTCAGAAAAGCTGGGTTGTTGTCACACTCTCCCCGCTCACTCAGCTGCTGGCAGTCATTCACCAAGTCTTGACAACCCGTCACTAGTTGAGAAAACATTTGTCAGTCAACGAGGAAACGTTCCTTGCTATATACTGAAAAACGTTCttgcgagcgagtgagtgtgtatgtgtgtgtgtgtgtgtgtgtgtgtgtatgtgtgtgtgtgtgtgtgtgtgtgtgtgtgtgtgtgtgtgtgtgtgtgtgtgtgtgtgtgtgtgtgtgtgtgtgtgtgtgtgtgtgtgtgtgtgtgtgtgtgtgtgtgtgtgtgtgtgtgtgtgtgtgtgtgtgtgtgtgtttgcattgtcTTTGAGGATGAGGAAATGGGTGTTTGTATATTGTATCTTCTAATATGTGAATGAAAGGCTTCCTCTTATTGTAGTCAAGGTGTTAGTCTATTCagtagaaaacaaaaagaaaagaaatggaagagttAAATTGCCGAGGAaagtagagtgagagggagagagggagagagagggaggaggtagcgaAGGTCGgaataaagagagatgaaagagagaaagggagcagagagtgatgggaaataaaagataaatgcaaAATAAGGAAAGGTGCAGGATGCGGAACAATTTAATTATGCAGTAAAATTTAATTAACGTTGACATACATTGCATTCACCACTTCCGTGTGAAAGGCGGATTCTCTGCCATGATGTCTAACCTGCTTTAGCTTATGTttatatacgcatacaaatatattatgtTCATATacggactgacagagagacatgctttcatgcattcatatatatatatatatatatatatatatatatatatatatatatatatatatatatatatatatatatatttatctatatatatgtatatatatatatatatacatatatatatatatacatatatatatatgtgtgtgtgtgtgtgtgtgtgtgtgtatacacacacacacacacacacacacacacacacacacacacacacacacacacacacacacacacacacacacacacacacacatatatatatatatatatatatatatatatatatatatatatatatatatatatatatatatatatatatatatatttttatttacatatatatatatacatatatatatatatatatatatatatatatatatatatatatatatatatatatatatgtatgtatgtatgtatgtatgtatgtatgtatgtatgtatgtacgtatatatatatgggagaacTACAACATAGTTTCCCCCGATGGCGTGCTCACCGTTCGACTCGGGCAGACAGGTGCCGCAAGTGCTGGCGCAGGAAACCTCCATGTACTCCGGGTTATTCTCGCACTCTCCTCTGGCTTCAAACTCTGCGCAGTCTGGGTCCAGGTCTCTGCACGACGGCCGCTGACTTGGAAAGACTTGAAGAGTGTTTGGTGGTGATTAGATGCCATTTGATAAAGTTAAGATGGAAAGGGTTTAGGTCGTGTGGGTTGGGATAAGGATGATGTTGTTATAACCAATAGTCGTGGGGGGTTGGGTTGTCCTGTGTTATCCGACGGGGATGTGCTATTTAAGGGGACTTTTTCGAGTTGGCTGCGAATTAGTTCTGTCGCTTTTTGTACCTTGCAACTAGACGATTTTATACATCGgatttttaatgtttctttttcttcttcaacttcttctgaAAAGTTTCAAACGTTTTTTTCTGAATCCCGGATTCATTACACATTTTGGGAAAGTTCCATCATCAAAATAGCACAAGCGGGTCTACAGATTAGGTGCAACAGATACCATTCTCATTAACAATATAGTGTACATCTCACTTTCAATCTGAATATTACTATCATACAAAGAGTGATTATTCTGATATATTATTCCTCATTAACATAATATAAACATTACTTTTCCCTTGGTTATTACTACCggtatttatcataatttattactTTCTCCTAACAGGAACAACATTTGTCTTACCTTCGTCGGAAGTGTCCACTGAGCCTACTGCAACGACTGCACGGTAAAATATCATGAAACCAGTAAATATGGTAGAAAGAAGTGAATACATTTTAGTGATGAGTCtcatatgacagtaataatgtcaataatcaagaaatgaagacaaaaacagaaaataagcatAATGTTTCTGTACCTTGTGGATCTCCTGTAGCTgccataaaatacatacacaagagaAAAATCGTGTTGATCAGTTGTTTCTTGGATACCCACTGTATTGACCTGCTGTTTCGAGATACTTCACGCATTTTTACGATTTTTTCCATGCGTGGACAAGGTCACTGGGTCATATTCTACAATTAGGTCATGTGCTTTTCTCTGCATAAGGTCAAACCCTGAAACATTTTCCATGCAACGCAGATATTGTTGCCGACATTACAATCACcactcaggtaaaaaaaaaaaaagaaaaaccattcttttgtataaaaagataaattatagCACCAAGTAgttaaacaagaagaagaaaaaacacttcAACATAAACCAGTGTAATACCCCAGAACATTAATATCGCTCGGGAGTTTTTC from the Penaeus vannamei isolate JL-2024 chromosome 1, ASM4276789v1, whole genome shotgun sequence genome contains:
- the LOC138862976 gene encoding uncharacterized protein, producing the protein MKLCGAAVAFSPSNRVDLRSNPAQPVDDRLQYQRHNDTITRSRSYLTGVSEVTFLEGVTYEPYHWLASVELSTKNSRAILMFWGFDLMQRKAHDLIVEYDPVTLSTHGKNPTGDPQVVAVGSVDTSDEVFPSQRPSCRDLDPDCAEFEARGECENNPEYMEVSCASTCGTCLPESNVTGCQDLVNDCQQLSERGECDNNPAFLNVNCPNSCKTCPPARPEDCVDRHDTCFLGSLLGLCRTRPSFYLIFCGESCRKFIPACGGVSPSLNREVCLARSNGDDFDCGKDPALQNALRRSEPPSSKEINVVSASLRDLASSVRVTRLSAFRVEGRAQCNIVVETSMPSVIDISMPDVMNTTEPPLATNRKQKMDVSEYVNADNAGIIHRIRRQEMDPACSNMTMMDVCQTTVHLGGVLSFSVCEALLFVLPALVALPVALGIASALSPAASPPPASPPPTPSPLRDFPSPFLTPPPSPPPPPSPPPLPPPPPEAVRAVIPFCTGSGYLGLVQRLRKLVGRNNGRPLSPVAASLAVAVNYCKFGLGARPAVPPAPPSPSFDRSYTSNSNAQPPIFLDDQEAQVAKTPPKRWPGISHPSLHFFQGTNRPPPPPSSTPSPTLPPSSTPPPPPTFPPPPTSPPPAPATTSATDTTSATDTTSPDTDQVSPETEDPPAEATGPRPVTKDTLRTRSSFSCGGALVSPFHVLTAAHCLLDQRVTQDGTPRFLKPSVVRLGEVDFDRADESQAFDYEVAAVQVHQDYVLPVRYNDIAIITLKQKVEFTAAVRPYCLPREDLQLDGRVCTVSGWGRTSSNGKFTRLLSHCYHSYILLRFLSPSHSFHLLHSIRLQPTDLASTILHDVEVEVLPQEECAETYSSAGDIFTTEYPEGITDTLLCAGKLADVCRGDSGGPLVLTEFRTMHTVGVVSTGYGCGDARFPGIYTRVDQYTQWINDELYGGCEG